From Excalfactoria chinensis isolate bCotChi1 chromosome 4, bCotChi1.hap2, whole genome shotgun sequence, one genomic window encodes:
- the BDH2 gene encoding dehydrogenase/reductase SDR family member 6, which translates to MGRLDGKVILLSAAAQGIGKATAIAFAKEGAKVIATDINKTKLQELEKYPGIQIRVLDVTKREQIEELAKEIERIDVLCNIAGFVHHGTILDCEERDWNFAMNLNVRSMYLMIKTFLPKMIKQKSGNIINMSSVASSIKGVVNRCVYSTSKAAVIGLTKSVAADFIEQGIRCNCVCPGTVDTPSLRERIKAQPNPDQALKDFLARQRIGRMATAEEVAHLFVYLASEESAYMTGNEVVIDGGWSL; encoded by the exons ATGGGGCGGCTTGATGGGAAAGTCATACTTCtgtctgctgcagcacaagggATTGGAAAAGCCACTGCTATC GCTTTTGCAAAAGAAGGAGCCAAAGTCATTGCTACAGATATCAATAAGACTAAGCTGCAAGAACTGGAGAAGTATCCAG GCATTCAAATACGGGTTCTGGATGTCACCAAAAGGGAACAAATAGAAGAGCTGGCAAAGGAGATTGAAAGGATAGATGTCCTCTGTAATATTGCAGG GTTTGTTCATCATGGGACCATTCTGGATTGTGAGGAACGAGACTGGAACTTTGCTATGAACCTCAACGTTCGCAGCATGTATCTAATGATCAAGACATTCCTTCCTAAA ATGATTAAACAGAAATCTGGAAACATTATAAATATGTCTTCTGTGGCATCCAGCATTAAAG GAGTCGTGAACAGATGCGTATATAGTACCTCCAAGGCAGCAGTTATTGGTCTAACAAAGTCTGTGGCTGCTGATTTCATTGAACAAGGGATCAGATGCAACTGTGTATGTCCCG GAACTGTTGACACACCATCTTTGCGGGAAAGAATCAAAGCCCAGCCTAACCCGGACCAG GCACTGAAAGATTTTCTAGCAAGACAGAGGATCGGCAGGATGGCTACTGCTGAAGAAGTGGCCCATCTCTTTGTGTACTTGGCCTCTGAGGAA TCTGCCTACATGACCGGCAACGAAGTGGTCATTGATGGAGGATGGAGCTTGTGA